The following coding sequences lie in one Bacteroidota bacterium genomic window:
- a CDS encoding DUF3467 domain-containing protein: MNENKNQINIELTEEVAEGVYSNLAIITHSQSEFVIDFVKLMPGVQKAKVKSRIILTPEHAKRLYRALAENIKKFEHVNGVIKEGGDALPPFNMGPAAQA; encoded by the coding sequence ATGAACGAGAACAAGAATCAGATCAATATTGAGCTTACCGAAGAAGTTGCCGAGGGTGTTTACTCCAACCTGGCCATTATCACCCATTCGCAATCAGAATTTGTGATCGACTTTGTCAAGCTCATGCCCGGAGTGCAAAAAGCTAAAGTAAAATCGCGCATCATCCTGACTCCCGAACACGCCAAACGCCTCTACAGGGCGCTGGCCGAAAACATCAAGAAGTTCGAGCACGTGAACGGGGTGATCAAAGAGGGGGGTGACGCACTCCCACCATTCAATATGGGGCCGGCTGCTCAGGCCTGA